The Pseudomonas pergaminensis nucleotide sequence ACTGGAAAAACCGTGCAGGCAGTGCCAAAGGCCCCGCCCCTGAGCCCAAGTCGGCCAACCGCAGCTATCTTCGTACCGTGCTGATGAGCCGTGCCGTGCTCAGCGTGCTCGGCCTGTACCTGTTGGTCACCGGCGCCCTGGGCTGGTACTGGAGCGAAGAGCCGGCGCTGTTTCCGGTCCAGCAGAACGCACAGATTGCCGCCGAAAAAGACGGCAAGCAGATGGTGGTGGGCTTTACCACCGTCGAAACCCTCAAGACCGTGGTCGGCACCCTGCTGAACAAACCCGGTGGCTACATTTCCAACGACCGCTTCCCGCCTGGCCTGTGGATGGACAATATGCCGAGCTGGGAATACGGCGTGCTGGTGCAGGTGCGTGACCTGACCCGCGCCCTGCGTAAAGACTTTGCCCGTTCGCAGTCGCAGTCGGCCGAAGACGCTGATCTGGCCAAGGCCGAGCCACGCTTCAACTTCGACAACAAGAGCTGGGTGCTGCCGTCCAGCGAGTCCGAGTACCAGGAAGGCATCAATTCCCTGAGCCGCTATGAAGCGCGTTTGTCCGACCCGAATCAGAAGGGCGCGCTGTTTTATGCGCGTGCCGACAACCTGAACAACTGGCTGGGCGATGTCGCTACCCGCCTGGGTTCGCTGTCGCAACGCCTGTCCGCCAGCGTTGGCCGGGTAAAGCTCAACACCGCACTGAAAACCGAAGCGCTGGCGCCGGGTGAGGTGCCGCAGGTCGATGAAGAAGTGGTGGAAACCCCATGGATGCAGATCGACAACGTGTTCTACGAAGCCCGTGGCCAGGCTTGGGCGCTGTCGCACCTGCTGCGCGCCATCGAAGTCGACTTTGCCGACGTGCTGGCCAAGAAAAACGCCACCGTCAGCGTGCGCCAGATCATTCGTGAGCTGGAAGCCTCGCAAGAGCCGGTTTGGAGTCCTATGATTCTCAACGGCAGTGGCTTCGGCGTGTTGGCGAACCACTCGCTGGTGATGGCCAACTATATTTCCCGGGCAAACGCTGCAGTGATCGACTTGCGTCAGCTACTCAACCAGGGTTGATGATGGACGCTACTCAAAAGGAGGTCGCACACCGCGCGGCTTCCGATGCTGAACTGATCTGCTGGGTCGACGAGCGGGACACCCTGCTCGGCACCCTCGTCAGGTCCGACCTGCGCCAGCGCGGCCTGATTGGCCGTTGCACTTTTATCTTCCTGTTCAACTCCCGTGGCGAGCTGTGTGTGCATCGGCGCACGCTGAGCAAAGCCATGTATCCAGGGTTCTGGGACACGGCGGCGGGTGGAATGGTAGCGGCGGGTGAATCCTATTCACTGTCGGCCGCCCGCGAGCTGGAGGAAGAACTGGGCGTCAGCGGAGTGGAGTTGGTCGAGCACGACCATTTCTATTTCGAGGATGGCGACAGCCGGCTCTGGTGTAAATCCTACTCTGCCGTCTGGGATGGGCCACTGCGCCTGCAGCCGGAAGAGGTCATGGAAGCGCGCTTTTTACCTATCGAAACCGTCCTGCAGGAGGCCGAACAAAAGCCTTACTGCCCGGACGCCCAAGAGGGG carries:
- a CDS encoding DUF2333 family protein, with product MSRAVLSVLGLYLLVTGALGWYWSEEPALFPVQQNAQIAAEKDGKQMVVGFTTVETLKTVVGTLLNKPGGYISNDRFPPGLWMDNMPSWEYGVLVQVRDLTRALRKDFARSQSQSAEDADLAKAEPRFNFDNKSWVLPSSESEYQEGINSLSRYEARLSDPNQKGALFYARADNLNNWLGDVATRLGSLSQRLSASVGRVKLNTALKTEALAPGEVPQVDEEVVETPWMQIDNVFYEARGQAWALSHLLRAIEVDFADVLAKKNATVSVRQIIRELEASQEPVWSPMILNGSGFGVLANHSLVMANYISRANAAVIDLRQLLNQG
- a CDS encoding NUDIX hydrolase is translated as MDATQKEVAHRAASDAELICWVDERDTLLGTLVRSDLRQRGLIGRCTFIFLFNSRGELCVHRRTLSKAMYPGFWDTAAGGMVAAGESYSLSAARELEEELGVSGVELVEHDHFYFEDGDSRLWCKSYSAVWDGPLRLQPEEVMEARFLPIETVLQEAEQKPYCPDAQEGLRRYLALRR